A genome region from Streptomyces sp. NBC_00239 includes the following:
- a CDS encoding type I polyketide synthase: MTNDNNADVLDYLKRTSIELLETRKRLKEVTEAAAEPIAVVGVACRFPGGAASPEALWDLVKAGADVVSDFPQDRHWDLEAMLDPDADRPGTVSARAGGFLYDAGDFDAEFFEISPREALAADPQHRLLLETSWESLERAGIDPQTLRGSQTGVFAGLAYFGYGNHYQTPEAISGYGQTGSLLSVASGRVSYALGLEGPAVSTDTACSSSLVAVHQAVQSLRQGECGLALAGGVTVMATTQVLREMSKLRGLSDDGRCKAFADAADGTGFSEGVGMLVLERLSDARRNGRRILAVVRGSAINQDGASNGLTAPSGPAQQRVIRAALANARVQASDIDVVEAHGTGTTLGDPIEAQALLATYGQDRDADHPLWLGSLKSNIGHTQAAAGVGGMIKMIMAMQHGVLPKTLHVDRPSTHVDWSAGAVELLTEAREWPSAPGRPRRAGVSAFGASGTNAHLILEEAPEPAEPAADTAPAVPAGAAGLVPWALSARSEQALRAQARKLRDFAEAGPDTDPADIGWSLVSSRADFEHRAVVLGRDRDELLSGLASLSEGAESPTVVRGTAGELGRSVFMFPGQGSKWTGVARELYEAFPAFARSLDEVCERFDAHLPFALKPLLLADEPEGRERTDVMQPALFALQVALYRLLTQFAPKPNHLIGHSVGEIAAAHVSGVLSLDDATRLVAARGRIMQTVTEPGAMLAVRASEAEVTALIGGYARVGIAAVNGPESVVVSGLREEVHDLRDRLVADGRSAKLLPVDHAFHSPLMDPILDAFAESIQQLPAGELSIPIFSTRLGREATLQELSSPAYWVGHVREPVRFHDAVECARAAGADVFLEVGPGATLASITKENFAAEGVHDALVVSSSRRDRGVVQAVAGALAELHVRGGSLDWDALFGTRERVDLPTYAFQRQWYWVDFLAGTGSADVSSAGLSAADHPLLGAVVDHPGTGEVVFTDLWSLRTHEWLADHAVFGAAVVPATAYMDLALSVGDHVGAPAVEELSLEVPLILPDTGDVQVRVVVGAADEGGRRSLDVYSRPAEDGATPGGWTRHAMGGLAPATAPTADWADDTRALAAWPPAGARQIPFDGIYDSLADGGFDYGPTFRGLREVWQQGDDLFALATLPESAQGSAGGFALHPALIDTVLHAVVVGGVIKVTGDQGWMPFAWSGVTLAGACGPTVRVRLSPAGEGVVSVAVADEHGRKIAHVDALTFRPASAEQVHAARGSREQSLYELQWRPVQEGLPETYRGSWGVLGAPDGLAGRLAGTAGADPARYASLDEVLAADAPGHVVVCPDDFAAAGADPLTAVGDAGKRVLEWVQRFLAEERLAASTLVVLTRLALGTAAGENVESLPGASVWGLIRSAQTEHPGRFRLVDIDDEDSSLACFPDALALGEDQLALRAGAHLVPRMVQASPADQQIEAPGAGAHRLDIPNKGTLENLTWVPSPEAEAPLASGQVRIAVQAAGLNFRDVTIALGLIDRTDFDSGLGSEGAGIVLEVADDVTSLSPGDRVTGIFNGSFGRVAVADHRLLATVPDGWSHAEAASMPSTFLTAYYALFHVRKLKKGQRILIHAAAGGVGMAAVQMAKHVGAEIYATASPAKWDTLRSLGLDDAHLASSRDLEFVEKFLAATDGRGVDVVLNSLAHTFVDASLKLLPGGGDFIEMGKTDIRDPRQVAADHPGVDYEAFDLYGSAGPDAIQAMFRDVMELFAEGRVQLTPISVRNIRDARRTFREMSQGRHIGKLVFEIGGGLGGGTVLVTGGTGGVGSLLARHLVAEHGVRSLMLASRRGLAADGVPELVAELEGAGAAVRVVECDVADRDSLAGVLADMPAGYPLTAVVHAAGVLADGTVESLTAQSIDRVLGAKVGGAINLHELTRGHNLSAFVQFSALAGTLGTGGQANYAAANGFLDGLAAQRKAAGLPGTSLCWGWWEQSSGMTGELDQADLSRLRRMGIAAMPTAEALALFDAAVAFDKPVLIPARVDVAALRTKPAEEVPLLLRGLAEGGRPRRGTAGPAHDAGSVGLASRLVTLPAAEAETVCLDWLREQAAIVLGHPSGAAVDADQAFTVLGFDSLTAVELCNRLASSTGLRLASTLVFSYPTPRELALYLLGLLRPEQDASADEDAEIREVLRTVSIESLRSAGLLDLVLACADPAGPGGDGDAADADSGTDGLSEMDLDALLDLALDEKR; this comes from the coding sequence ATGACCAACGACAACAACGCCGATGTTCTTGACTACCTCAAGCGGACATCGATCGAGCTGCTGGAGACGCGCAAGCGCCTGAAGGAAGTGACGGAGGCCGCCGCCGAGCCCATCGCGGTGGTCGGCGTCGCCTGCCGGTTCCCCGGCGGGGCGGCGTCCCCGGAAGCGCTGTGGGACCTGGTGAAGGCGGGCGCGGACGTCGTCTCCGACTTCCCGCAGGACCGCCACTGGGACCTGGAGGCCATGCTCGACCCGGATGCGGACCGGCCGGGCACCGTCTCCGCGCGCGCCGGCGGCTTCCTGTACGACGCGGGCGACTTCGACGCCGAGTTCTTCGAGATCAGCCCGCGCGAGGCGCTGGCCGCCGACCCGCAGCACCGGTTGCTCCTGGAGACCTCCTGGGAGTCCCTGGAGCGGGCCGGCATCGACCCGCAGACCCTGCGCGGCAGCCAGACCGGCGTGTTCGCGGGCCTCGCGTACTTCGGGTACGGCAACCACTACCAGACCCCCGAGGCCATCTCGGGCTACGGGCAGACCGGCTCCCTGCTGAGCGTGGCCTCCGGCCGCGTGTCGTACGCGCTGGGCCTGGAGGGCCCGGCGGTGTCCACCGACACCGCGTGCTCCTCGTCGCTGGTGGCGGTGCACCAGGCGGTGCAGTCGCTGCGGCAGGGCGAGTGCGGGCTGGCCCTGGCCGGCGGCGTCACCGTCATGGCGACCACGCAGGTGCTGCGGGAGATGTCGAAGCTGCGGGGCCTGTCGGACGACGGCCGGTGCAAGGCGTTCGCCGACGCGGCGGACGGCACCGGCTTCTCCGAGGGCGTCGGCATGCTGGTCCTGGAGCGCCTCTCGGACGCGCGGCGCAACGGGCGCCGGATCCTCGCGGTCGTCCGCGGCTCGGCGATCAACCAGGACGGCGCGTCCAACGGCCTGACCGCACCGAGCGGCCCGGCGCAGCAGCGCGTCATCCGGGCGGCGCTGGCGAACGCCCGGGTGCAGGCGAGCGACATCGACGTGGTGGAGGCGCACGGCACCGGCACCACGCTGGGCGACCCCATCGAGGCACAGGCACTGCTGGCCACCTACGGCCAGGACCGCGACGCCGACCACCCGCTGTGGCTGGGCTCGCTGAAGTCGAACATCGGCCACACCCAGGCCGCCGCCGGCGTCGGCGGCATGATCAAGATGATCATGGCGATGCAGCACGGCGTGCTGCCCAAGACCCTGCACGTGGACCGGCCCTCGACGCACGTCGACTGGTCGGCCGGCGCCGTCGAGCTGCTCACCGAGGCCCGGGAATGGCCCAGCGCACCGGGACGCCCCCGGCGCGCCGGCGTCTCCGCCTTCGGGGCCAGCGGCACCAACGCGCACCTGATCCTGGAGGAGGCCCCGGAGCCGGCCGAGCCGGCGGCCGACACGGCCCCCGCGGTGCCGGCCGGCGCCGCCGGCCTGGTGCCGTGGGCGCTGTCGGCGCGCTCGGAGCAGGCGCTGCGGGCCCAGGCCCGGAAGCTGCGCGACTTCGCCGAAGCCGGCCCGGACACGGACCCCGCCGACATCGGCTGGTCGCTGGTGTCGAGCCGGGCGGACTTCGAGCACCGCGCGGTGGTGCTGGGGCGCGACCGGGACGAGCTGCTGAGCGGCCTGGCGTCGCTGAGCGAGGGCGCGGAGTCCCCCACGGTGGTGCGCGGCACCGCCGGCGAACTCGGCCGCTCCGTCTTCATGTTCCCGGGCCAGGGCTCGAAGTGGACCGGCGTGGCACGGGAGCTGTACGAGGCGTTCCCCGCGTTCGCACGGAGCCTGGACGAGGTCTGCGAGCGCTTCGACGCGCACCTGCCCTTCGCGCTGAAGCCCCTGCTCCTCGCCGACGAGCCCGAGGGCCGCGAGCGCACCGACGTCATGCAGCCGGCGCTGTTCGCCCTCCAGGTCGCCCTGTACCGGCTGCTGACGCAGTTCGCCCCGAAGCCGAACCACCTGATCGGCCACTCGGTCGGCGAGATCGCCGCCGCCCACGTCTCCGGGGTGCTGTCGCTGGACGACGCGACCCGGCTGGTGGCCGCGCGCGGACGGATCATGCAGACGGTCACCGAGCCCGGCGCCATGTTGGCGGTGCGCGCCTCGGAAGCCGAGGTGACCGCGCTGATCGGCGGGTACGCCCGGGTCGGCATCGCGGCCGTCAACGGCCCGGAGTCGGTGGTGGTCTCGGGCCTGCGCGAGGAGGTCCACGACCTGCGGGACCGGCTCGTCGCCGACGGCCGGTCGGCGAAGCTGCTCCCCGTCGACCACGCCTTCCACTCCCCGCTCATGGACCCGATCCTGGACGCCTTCGCGGAATCGATTCAGCAGCTGCCCGCGGGCGAGCTGTCGATCCCGATCTTCTCGACCCGGCTGGGCCGCGAGGCCACCCTCCAGGAGCTGTCGTCCCCCGCCTACTGGGTGGGCCACGTCCGCGAGCCCGTCCGCTTCCACGACGCGGTCGAGTGCGCCCGCGCGGCCGGCGCGGACGTCTTCCTCGAAGTGGGCCCGGGCGCGACGCTCGCCAGCATCACCAAGGAGAACTTCGCCGCCGAGGGCGTCCACGACGCCCTGGTCGTGTCGTCCTCGCGCCGGGACCGCGGCGTGGTGCAGGCCGTCGCCGGCGCGCTGGCCGAACTCCACGTCCGCGGCGGATCCCTGGACTGGGACGCCCTGTTCGGCACCCGCGAGCGGGTGGACCTCCCCACGTACGCGTTCCAGCGCCAGTGGTACTGGGTGGACTTCCTCGCCGGCACGGGATCGGCGGACGTCTCCTCGGCCGGCCTGTCCGCCGCGGACCACCCGCTGCTGGGCGCCGTGGTCGACCACCCCGGCACCGGCGAGGTGGTCTTCACCGACCTGTGGTCGCTGCGGACCCACGAGTGGCTGGCCGACCACGCGGTGTTCGGCGCGGCCGTCGTACCCGCCACGGCCTACATGGACCTGGCGCTGTCGGTCGGCGACCACGTCGGCGCCCCCGCCGTCGAGGAACTCTCCCTGGAAGTCCCGCTGATCCTCCCCGACACCGGCGACGTGCAGGTGCGCGTCGTCGTCGGCGCGGCGGACGAGGGCGGCCGCCGCTCCCTGGACGTGTACTCGCGTCCCGCCGAGGACGGTGCGACGCCCGGCGGCTGGACCCGCCACGCGATGGGCGGCCTGGCGCCGGCCACCGCGCCGACCGCCGACTGGGCCGACGACACGCGGGCGCTCGCCGCATGGCCGCCGGCCGGGGCGCGGCAGATCCCCTTCGACGGGATCTACGACTCCCTCGCCGACGGCGGCTTCGACTACGGGCCGACCTTCCGCGGGCTGCGCGAGGTGTGGCAGCAGGGTGACGACCTCTTCGCCCTCGCCACGCTGCCCGAGAGCGCCCAGGGATCGGCCGGCGGGTTCGCCCTGCACCCGGCGCTGATCGACACCGTGCTGCACGCGGTGGTCGTCGGCGGCGTCATCAAGGTGACGGGCGACCAGGGCTGGATGCCCTTCGCCTGGTCCGGCGTCACCCTGGCCGGCGCGTGCGGCCCGACCGTCAGGGTCCGCCTCTCCCCGGCCGGCGAAGGCGTCGTGTCCGTGGCCGTCGCCGACGAGCACGGCCGCAAGATCGCGCACGTCGACGCGCTGACGTTCCGGCCGGCCAGCGCCGAGCAGGTGCACGCCGCGCGCGGCAGCCGCGAGCAGTCGCTGTACGAACTGCAGTGGCGGCCCGTCCAGGAGGGCCTGCCCGAGACCTACCGCGGGTCGTGGGGCGTGCTCGGCGCGCCGGACGGCCTGGCCGGCCGCCTGGCCGGGACGGCCGGGGCGGACCCGGCGCGCTACGCGTCCCTGGACGAGGTCCTCGCCGCGGACGCGCCCGGCCACGTGGTCGTGTGCCCGGACGACTTCGCCGCCGCCGGCGCCGACCCGCTCACTGCGGTCGGCGACGCCGGCAAGCGCGTACTGGAATGGGTCCAGCGGTTCCTCGCCGAGGAGCGGCTCGCCGCGTCCACGCTGGTGGTCCTCACCCGCCTGGCGCTGGGCACCGCCGCGGGGGAGAACGTCGAAAGCCTCCCCGGCGCGTCCGTGTGGGGCCTGATCCGCTCCGCCCAGACCGAGCACCCGGGCCGGTTCCGGCTCGTCGACATCGACGACGAGGACAGCTCCCTGGCGTGCTTCCCGGACGCGCTCGCCCTCGGCGAGGACCAGCTGGCGCTGCGCGCCGGCGCCCACCTGGTGCCCCGCATGGTGCAGGCCTCGCCCGCCGACCAGCAGATCGAGGCGCCCGGTGCGGGCGCGCACCGGCTGGACATCCCGAACAAGGGCACGCTGGAGAACCTGACCTGGGTGCCGTCCCCCGAGGCCGAGGCCCCCCTGGCGAGCGGTCAGGTCCGCATCGCCGTCCAGGCCGCCGGCCTGAACTTCCGCGACGTCACGATCGCCCTGGGCCTGATCGACCGGACGGACTTCGACTCCGGGCTCGGCAGCGAGGGCGCCGGCATCGTCCTGGAGGTCGCCGACGACGTCACGAGCCTTTCCCCGGGCGACCGGGTGACCGGCATCTTCAACGGCTCCTTCGGACGCGTGGCCGTGGCCGACCACCGCCTGCTGGCGACCGTCCCCGACGGGTGGAGCCACGCCGAGGCGGCGTCCATGCCCAGCACCTTCCTCACCGCCTACTACGCGCTGTTCCACGTGCGGAAGCTGAAGAAGGGTCAGCGCATCCTCATCCACGCCGCGGCCGGCGGCGTCGGCATGGCCGCCGTCCAGATGGCCAAGCACGTCGGCGCCGAGATCTACGCGACCGCCAGCCCGGCCAAGTGGGACACCCTGCGGAGCCTGGGTCTGGACGACGCGCACCTGGCGTCCTCGCGCGACCTGGAGTTCGTGGAGAAGTTCCTCGCCGCCACGGACGGCCGCGGTGTGGACGTGGTCCTCAACTCCCTCGCGCACACGTTCGTCGACGCCTCGCTGAAGCTGCTGCCGGGAGGCGGCGACTTCATCGAGATGGGCAAGACGGACATCCGCGACCCCCGGCAGGTGGCGGCCGACCACCCCGGCGTCGACTACGAGGCCTTCGACCTCTACGGCTCGGCCGGCCCGGACGCCATCCAGGCGATGTTCCGGGACGTCATGGAGCTGTTCGCCGAGGGGCGGGTGCAGCTCACCCCGATCTCCGTACGGAACATCCGCGACGCGCGCCGCACCTTCCGCGAGATGAGCCAGGGCCGCCACATCGGCAAGCTGGTCTTCGAGATCGGCGGCGGCCTCGGCGGCGGCACCGTGCTCGTCACCGGCGGCACCGGCGGCGTCGGCTCGCTCCTGGCCCGCCACCTGGTCGCCGAGCACGGCGTGCGGAGCCTGATGCTGGCGAGCCGCCGGGGCCTTGCGGCCGACGGGGTTCCCGAGCTGGTCGCGGAGCTGGAGGGCGCGGGCGCCGCCGTGCGGGTCGTGGAATGCGACGTCGCGGACCGGGACTCCCTGGCCGGCGTCCTCGCCGACATGCCCGCCGGGTACCCGCTGACGGCGGTCGTGCACGCGGCCGGCGTGCTGGCGGACGGCACCGTCGAGTCGCTGACCGCGCAGAGCATCGACCGGGTGCTGGGCGCCAAGGTCGGCGGCGCGATCAACCTGCACGAGCTGACCCGCGGTCACAACCTGTCCGCTTTCGTCCAGTTCTCCGCCCTCGCGGGCACCCTGGGCACCGGCGGCCAGGCGAACTACGCCGCGGCCAACGGCTTCCTGGACGGTCTCGCCGCGCAGCGCAAGGCGGCCGGCCTGCCCGGCACCTCCCTGTGCTGGGGCTGGTGGGAGCAGAGCAGCGGCATGACCGGGGAGCTCGACCAGGCCGACCTGTCCCGGCTGCGGCGGATGGGCATCGCCGCGATGCCGACCGCCGAGGCACTGGCCCTGTTCGACGCGGCGGTCGCCTTCGACAAGCCCGTCCTGATCCCGGCCCGGGTGGACGTCGCCGCGCTGCGGACCAAGCCCGCCGAGGAGGTGCCGCTGCTCCTGCGCGGCCTCGCCGAAGGCGGTCGCCCGCGCCGCGGCACGGCGGGCCCGGCCCACGACGCCGGCTCGGTGGGCCTCGCGTCCCGGCTGGTCACCCTGCCGGCGGCCGAGGCGGAGACCGTCTGCCTGGACTGGCTCCGCGAACAGGCCGCGATCGTGCTCGGACACCCGTCCGGCGCGGCCGTCGACGCCGACCAGGCGTTCACGGTGCTCGGATTCGACTCGCTGACCGCGGTCGAACTCTGCAACCGCCTGGCGTCCTCGACCGGCTTGCGCCTGGCCTCCACCCTCGTCTTCAGCTACCCCACCCCGCGCGAGCTGGCCCTGTACCTGCTCGGCCTGCTGCGGCCCGAGCAGGACGCGAGTGCGGACGAGGACGCTGAGATCCGCGAAGTGCTGCGGACCGTCTCGATCGAAAGCCTGCGGAGCGCCGGCCTCCTCGATCTGGTCCTGGCGTGCGCCGACCCGGCCGGGCCGGGCGGCGACGGGGACGCGGCGGACGCGGACTCCGGTACGGACGGCCTGTCGGAGATGGACCTCGACGCGCTGCTCGACCTGGCTCTGGATGAGAAGAGGTAA